The following coding sequences are from one uncultured Desulfobacter sp. window:
- a CDS encoding DUF4338 domain-containing protein: MQIKQQTFCGRKFTGKEIALIQEVVATCGGLSRRELAHTVCELLEWKRPNDRLKVRECSDFLELLEAKGALTLPEKKQQTKIVFHKSIPQTPCKQPHSTLRGSVEEFTPLEIQRVQNREQRDLFKELIGRHHYLGYAMPFGARLQYLIYVNRPHREIVGCIQFSSPAWRMRARDEWIGWTDERRKVALQKVVNNSRFLILAPIQNLASMILSCSLRELRDDWEQQYGLKPMLVETLVDRQQFHGGCYRASTWIELGKTTGRGRMDRFGKRHGADVKTILVYPLEKDAVHQLREGI, encoded by the coding sequence ATGCAAATCAAGCAACAAACCTTTTGTGGTCGAAAGTTTACCGGTAAAGAAATCGCATTAATCCAGGAAGTCGTTGCTACCTGTGGAGGCCTTAGCCGACGAGAACTGGCACATACCGTATGCGAACTTCTGGAATGGAAACGCCCTAATGATCGGCTAAAAGTCCGGGAATGTAGTGATTTTTTGGAGCTTTTAGAGGCCAAGGGAGCTCTAACCCTTCCTGAAAAGAAACAACAAACAAAGATCGTTTTTCACAAGAGTATTCCCCAAACACCCTGTAAGCAACCCCACAGCACTTTGCGTGGCAGCGTAGAAGAATTTACACCTCTTGAGATACAGCGGGTTCAGAATCGAGAGCAGAGGGATCTGTTTAAGGAACTCATCGGTCGCCATCATTACCTGGGATATGCAATGCCTTTTGGCGCCAGATTGCAGTATCTGATTTATGTAAACCGTCCCCATCGAGAAATTGTGGGGTGCATCCAGTTCTCAAGCCCTGCCTGGCGGATGCGTGCTCGCGATGAATGGATCGGTTGGACAGATGAAAGGCGTAAGGTCGCTCTACAAAAGGTGGTGAACAACAGCCGTTTTCTGATCCTTGCTCCCATCCAAAATTTAGCGAGCATGATACTGTCATGTAGTCTCCGGGAACTCAGAGATGATTGGGAACAGCAGTATGGTCTTAAACCCATGCTGGTAGAGACATTGGTGGATCGACAACAATTCCACGGTGGCTGTTATCGGGCATCGACCTGGATTGAGTTGGGGAAAACCACTGGTCGTGGGCGCATGGACCGATTCGGCAAACGTCATGGCGCTGATGTAAAAACCATATTAGTATATCCACTGGAAAAAGATGCTGTTCACCAACTCAGGGAGGGGATATGA
- a CDS encoding ATP-binding protein: MPCLLVDVGTNAEILVGSKEWLIACAWAAGPALEGGVSKMGMTAGPGVIDTVSIDPDTRAVAVHTIGGNPPVGICGSGMIDLAAALFLSGMVDIRGKFDPTVCGDRLIKVDEIPAFVLVLAEESGTGHPICLSQVDLNSLTSSKAAMYTILEVIVKNTAGLNFEDLDKFYVAGTFGSFINPESAISIGMLPDMDRSVVYALALERRCLWIDFIFKGL, from the coding sequence TTGCCCTGCCTGCTGGTGGATGTGGGCACCAATGCCGAAATCCTCGTGGGTTCCAAGGAGTGGCTCATAGCCTGTGCCTGGGCTGCCGGACCGGCCCTGGAGGGCGGGGTGAGCAAGATGGGCATGACTGCCGGCCCCGGCGTCATCGACACCGTCTCCATCGATCCCGATACCAGGGCGGTGGCGGTGCATACCATTGGCGGCAATCCGCCCGTGGGCATCTGCGGTTCGGGCATGATCGACCTGGCTGCGGCGCTTTTTCTGTCGGGCATGGTCGATATCCGGGGCAAATTTGATCCCACGGTCTGCGGGGACCGCCTCATCAAAGTGGATGAGATCCCCGCCTTTGTCCTGGTGCTGGCAGAGGAATCGGGCACAGGCCATCCCATCTGCCTCTCCCAGGTGGACCTCAACTCATTGACCTCCTCCAAAGCCGCCATGTACACCATTTTGGAGGTCATTGTGAAAAACACCGCCGGCCTTAATTTCGAAGATCTGGACAAATTTTACGTGGCCGGCACCTTTGGCTCTTTTATCAATCCTGAATCGGCCATCTCCATCGGCATGCTGCCGGACATGGACCGGTCGGTGGTATATGCGCTGGCCCTGGAACGGCGATGTCTATGGATTGACTTTATTTTCAAAGGACTGTAG
- a CDS encoding outer membrane lipoprotein carrier protein LolA has product MTSVKHFNTWAVVLTSMILTALPCYAAPSLDNETARIVSGIEAKYANKSFSADFEQASHLTALDVTETAQGRAWFSHPGKMKWAYESSDNHEIITNGKELWIYRPEENQVMKGDAAPFFQSGSGGAFLADIRKIREEFTVKPGESGDDFTQLILTPKKQTPELAKIRITVDLPGYEIPVVETENIYGDTTKFIFTNIQFSAIDEQIFEFTPPPGTEIIEIEQ; this is encoded by the coding sequence ATGACATCGGTCAAACATTTTAACACATGGGCAGTGGTCTTGACCTCCATGATACTGACAGCCTTGCCCTGCTACGCCGCCCCGTCCCTTGACAACGAAACCGCCCGGATCGTTTCGGGCATTGAAGCAAAATACGCCAATAAAAGTTTCAGTGCCGATTTTGAACAAGCCTCGCATTTGACCGCCCTGGATGTGACGGAAACCGCCCAAGGCAGGGCCTGGTTCAGCCACCCGGGCAAAATGAAATGGGCATATGAAAGTTCAGACAACCATGAAATCATCACCAATGGAAAAGAACTGTGGATCTACCGCCCCGAAGAAAACCAGGTGATGAAAGGCGATGCCGCCCCCTTCTTCCAATCCGGCTCCGGCGGCGCATTTCTGGCCGATATTCGCAAAATTCGAGAAGAGTTTACCGTTAAACCGGGTGAATCGGGTGACGATTTTACTCAACTGATACTGACGCCTAAAAAACAAACGCCTGAACTTGCAAAAATACGTATTACCGTGGATCTTCCAGGATATGAAATTCCAGTCGTGGAAACCGAAAATATTTACGGAGATACCACTAAATTTATATTCACCAATATCCAGTTCAGTGCAATAGACGAACAGATATTTGAATTTACCCCCCCACCAGGGACTGAAATTATAGAAATAGAGCAATGA
- a CDS encoding ISKra4 family transposase, translated as MNPAVSLSAVEHLPSPVIDPGQKCYDDIVNFLNSKENHSVKLSDLEQALEKRGRELMRILLQEHLDKLGPSHCEEPVCGADGIVRPKVRPQDRKIETVFGTVSESRAGYGNKGVASLHPLDARLNLPPELYSLELRRRVAENASKSSFDETVETIKKTTGADIPKRQVEELTQRAARDFDAFYEIRQCSPADETVTGPILVITTDGKGVVMHEQDLREQTRKAARKRKPQMESRLSKGEKKNAKRMATVAAVYTIDTFKRTPQDLLPGNDKSNTKTSPHPEQKRVWASLEKSAEQVIASAFSEASHRDPNHEKHWVALVDGENQQLRILKRMAKRQNVALTIIVDIIHVIEYLWKAGRAFHPKSGPELEKWVQYRLAKVLDGKAGLMAGGMRRSATLKKFTDKQRKPVEACATYLKNKAPYLEYHHYLDLGLPIATGVIEGACRHLVKDRMDITGAKWRLSSAEAVLRLRALRSSNDFDEYWNFHEACEYERNHRALYQHGEVPATKLPKPSPKRRGHLKVIK; from the coding sequence ATGAATCCAGCGGTTTCCCTTTCTGCTGTGGAGCATTTACCTTCCCCCGTCATTGATCCGGGGCAAAAATGCTATGATGATATTGTCAATTTTCTTAATTCCAAGGAGAATCATTCAGTGAAACTCAGTGATTTGGAACAAGCACTTGAAAAACGAGGACGTGAGCTGATGCGCATCCTGCTTCAGGAACATTTAGACAAGCTCGGTCCCAGTCATTGTGAAGAGCCGGTCTGTGGAGCCGATGGCATTGTTCGACCGAAAGTGAGGCCACAGGATCGAAAAATCGAAACCGTATTTGGAACGGTATCGGAAAGTCGTGCCGGATATGGAAACAAGGGCGTGGCAAGTTTGCACCCGTTGGATGCCCGATTGAATCTTCCCCCAGAACTTTATTCCCTCGAACTTCGTCGCCGTGTGGCTGAAAACGCTTCAAAGAGTTCTTTTGACGAGACTGTCGAAACGATCAAGAAAACCACTGGAGCCGATATTCCCAAACGTCAGGTAGAAGAGTTAACACAGCGAGCAGCTCGGGATTTTGACGCATTTTATGAAATACGGCAATGCAGCCCGGCGGATGAGACAGTTACTGGTCCAATACTGGTAATCACCACCGATGGTAAGGGCGTGGTAATGCATGAGCAGGACCTGCGGGAACAAACCCGGAAAGCTGCCCGGAAACGAAAGCCTCAGATGGAAAGCCGGCTATCCAAAGGGGAAAAGAAAAATGCCAAGCGAATGGCAACCGTTGCCGCTGTATATACTATAGATACGTTTAAACGTACGCCCCAAGACTTGCTTCCGGGGAATGACAAGTCGAATACAAAAACAAGCCCTCACCCGGAACAAAAGCGTGTATGGGCAAGCCTTGAAAAATCAGCCGAGCAGGTCATTGCATCGGCCTTTTCTGAGGCCTCCCACCGTGATCCCAACCACGAAAAACATTGGGTTGCCTTAGTGGACGGCGAAAATCAACAACTACGAATCCTGAAACGTATGGCCAAAAGACAAAATGTGGCCCTTACGATCATTGTTGATATTATTCATGTTATTGAATACCTCTGGAAAGCTGGCAGGGCATTTCATCCCAAATCCGGCCCGGAGCTTGAAAAATGGGTCCAGTACCGCTTGGCTAAAGTACTCGATGGCAAGGCCGGATTGATGGCAGGGGGGATGCGTAGAAGTGCTACATTAAAAAAATTTACAGACAAACAACGTAAACCTGTAGAAGCCTGCGCAACGTATTTGAAAAATAAAGCACCGTACCTTGAATACCATCATTATCTTGACCTTGGCCTCCCTATTGCCACAGGAGTTATTGAGGGCGCATGTCGTCATCTTGTAAAGGACCGAATGGATATAACTGGTGCCAAATGGCGGTTGTCCAGTGCTGAAGCAGTGTTGCGTCTGCGTGCCTTGCGGAGTAGTAACGATTTTGATGAGTATTGGAATTTTCATGAAGCCTGCGAATACGAACGTAATCACCGGGCTCTTTATCAACATGGTGAGGTTCCGGCTACAAAGCTACCAAAACCTTCACCGAAACGACGGGGGCATCTAAAAGTGATCAAGTAA
- a CDS encoding methyl-accepting chemotaxis protein produces the protein MKLKTKLIVGGVLSAVIPLTVLGLFAINVASNALLSKARGQVELASQNLAILVESHITHEMQKAQAIAHSPTLANLANAIAKNGGETGAYDYKDLDTYLSKTFKEIGGLYEGIFITDANGLILSDQNGQATRDKKIDLSARGYFKTVKSTKKPTVSDPVISRVTKNPIAIVAVPNISDSGQFSGVLSIVIGLAKLSDDITRVTLGETGYPFLISRVGTTVIHPDTKVLFKQNIKDLEGMGPLAQKMMAQESGILTYTFDGVERLAGFAPIPSAGWSLCVTQDMSEVLSASNAIKKFVLLSIAVFIILIVFAVLWFARGIMAQLGDDPSEISRIADSIAQGDLSVKFGGGSRKIMGVYANMAKMVQDLSRMINDISSGVQTLTSSSTQLASISEQIAENTDQTSGNCNNVAAAAEQMSTNMNSVASASEQATANIQMIVAAAEQMTATINEISANISKGSETTGSAVEKANHVSRKVDELGNAAMEINKVTDTIADISEQTNLLALNATIEAARAGEAGKGFAVVAGEIKELATQTAKATQEINSKINSVQTTTKESVNAIESIVQVISEINGIVTTVASAIEEQSATTQEIAMNVGQAAQGLGEVNESVNQTSSVAGAVTQNINTVSQSADHLKIGSKQIMESASELSKLAENLNGMVGRFKL, from the coding sequence ATGAAATTGAAAACAAAGTTGATTGTCGGCGGTGTCCTGAGCGCGGTTATTCCTTTGACTGTCCTGGGGCTTTTCGCCATCAATGTGGCATCCAATGCCCTGCTTTCCAAAGCTCGGGGTCAGGTTGAGCTGGCCTCCCAGAACCTTGCCATCCTTGTGGAGTCCCACATCACCCATGAGATGCAAAAAGCCCAGGCCATCGCCCACAGCCCCACCCTGGCGAATCTGGCCAATGCCATTGCGAAAAACGGCGGCGAAACCGGAGCCTACGATTATAAGGATCTAGACACCTATCTTTCCAAAACATTTAAAGAGATCGGCGGCCTTTACGAAGGCATCTTTATCACAGACGCCAACGGCCTGATACTATCGGATCAAAACGGACAGGCCACCCGGGATAAAAAGATAGATCTTAGCGCCAGGGGCTATTTTAAAACGGTTAAATCAACGAAAAAGCCCACCGTCAGCGACCCTGTGATCTCAAGGGTGACCAAAAACCCCATCGCCATTGTGGCGGTTCCCAATATCTCGGATTCAGGGCAGTTCTCAGGGGTTTTGAGCATCGTCATCGGGCTTGCCAAATTATCCGACGACATCACCCGGGTGACCCTGGGGGAAACCGGGTATCCCTTTTTGATCAGCCGGGTCGGCACCACAGTGATCCATCCCGATACAAAAGTTTTGTTCAAGCAGAACATAAAGGACCTTGAAGGGATGGGGCCCCTGGCCCAAAAGATGATGGCCCAGGAATCCGGGATACTGACCTACACCTTTGATGGCGTTGAAAGACTTGCAGGTTTTGCACCGATTCCATCTGCTGGATGGAGCCTTTGCGTCACCCAGGATATGTCCGAAGTGCTGTCGGCCTCCAACGCCATTAAAAAATTTGTTTTACTCTCCATTGCGGTATTTATCATTTTAATTGTTTTTGCAGTGCTCTGGTTTGCACGGGGGATTATGGCACAGCTTGGGGATGACCCCTCCGAGATCAGCAGGATTGCGGACAGCATCGCCCAGGGCGACCTCAGCGTAAAATTTGGTGGCGGCAGCCGGAAAATTATGGGTGTTTATGCCAATATGGCAAAGATGGTCCAGGACCTCTCCCGCATGATCAACGATATTTCAAGCGGGGTTCAAACCCTGACATCCTCTTCAACCCAGCTTGCGTCCATCTCCGAGCAGATCGCTGAAAATACTGACCAGACCTCGGGCAACTGCAACAATGTGGCTGCTGCCGCCGAGCAGATGTCCACAAACATGAACAGCGTCGCTTCGGCATCGGAGCAGGCAACGGCAAATATCCAGATGATTGTGGCCGCAGCCGAGCAGATGACCGCCACCATCAACGAAATCTCCGCAAATATCTCAAAGGGCAGCGAAACCACCGGCAGTGCCGTTGAAAAGGCAAATCACGTGTCACGCAAGGTGGATGAACTGGGCAATGCCGCCATGGAGATCAACAAGGTAACAGATACCATTGCAGATATCTCGGAACAGACCAATCTTTTAGCCTTGAACGCCACCATAGAAGCTGCCAGGGCAGGGGAGGCCGGCAAAGGGTTTGCCGTTGTGGCAGGCGAAATTAAGGAGCTTGCCACCCAGACAGCCAAGGCCACCCAGGAGATCAATTCAAAGATCAACAGCGTCCAGACCACCACCAAAGAGTCTGTCAACGCCATTGAATCCATTGTCCAGGTGATCAGCGAAATCAACGGCATCGTCACAACCGTTGCCTCAGCCATCGAAGAACAGTCGGCGACCACCCAGGAGATCGCAATGAATGTGGGCCAGGCCGCCCAAGGCCTTGGCGAAGTGAATGAAAGCGTCAACCAGACCTCTTCTGTGGCAGGGGCGGTGACACAAAATATTAACACCGTCAGCCAGTCTGCCGACCATTTGAAAATAGGCAGCAAGCAGATCATGGAAAGCGCCTCGGAGTTGTCCAAACTGGCGGAAAACTTAAACGGCATGGTCGGCCGGTTTAAATTGTAA
- a CDS encoding SagB/ThcOx family dehydrogenase — MKDDALKKYRYFLKDSIRKTIAFQFTDQNQGIPVPPIEKLCPGDATLIDLPGPDEWKRIPNVDLTQAIGNRKSHRVYLDQSLSREELAYLLWCTQGVRGKRFQGHAYRTVPSAGCRHAFETYLAVFNVNDIEPGVYRYLPLSHQLVFEFEDELLSEKMIIASLNQPYPGKSAVTFIWSAVPYRMEWRYGLAAHKVIALDAGHVCQNLYLACEAVNAGTCAIAAYDQEELDDLLGLDGEEEFSIYLAPVGKVKGKKKRTR; from the coding sequence ATGAAGGATGACGCGCTTAAAAAATATCGGTATTTTCTCAAAGATAGCATCCGTAAAACAATTGCCTTTCAGTTTACGGATCAAAACCAGGGTATTCCGGTGCCGCCCATTGAAAAATTATGTCCTGGGGATGCAACCCTAATAGATCTTCCCGGTCCTGATGAATGGAAACGTATCCCCAATGTTGATCTCACACAGGCCATCGGCAACAGAAAAAGCCATCGGGTGTATCTGGATCAAAGTCTTTCCAGGGAAGAATTGGCGTATCTGTTGTGGTGTACCCAGGGGGTCAGGGGTAAACGATTCCAGGGCCACGCATACCGAACCGTTCCTTCTGCCGGATGCCGCCATGCATTTGAAACCTATCTGGCCGTTTTTAATGTGAACGATATTGAGCCGGGCGTATACAGATATTTACCCCTTTCCCATCAACTGGTATTTGAATTTGAGGATGAACTGCTGTCGGAAAAGATGATCATAGCTTCCCTTAACCAGCCTTACCCTGGCAAATCAGCCGTCACGTTCATCTGGTCTGCCGTGCCGTATAGGATGGAGTGGCGGTATGGGTTGGCAGCCCATAAGGTCATTGCGCTGGATGCGGGTCATGTATGCCAGAATTTATACCTTGCCTGTGAAGCTGTTAATGCCGGCACCTGTGCCATCGCGGCCTATGACCAGGAAGAATTGGATGACCTGCTTGGCCTTGATGGTGAAGAAGAATTTTCGATATATCTTGCCCCTGTGGGAAAGGTGAAGGGGAAGAAAAAAAGAACGCGTTAA
- the nadA gene encoding quinolinate synthase NadA, translated as MTTTNSTLHQKIRDLAKTKKAIILAHNYQSAPIQDVADLCGDSLEMSIKAAATDADIIVCCGVRFMAETAAILCPDKIVLMPNPDAGCPMADMVTPEALVKRKEELGGIPVITYVNSSAAVKAVSDICCTSANVVKVLNSLEADEVLMTPDRNLARYAAAHTDKKVHFWDGYCPFHNDLSAEAVKAAKAAHPDAMFVAHPECIPEVLELADSIQSTSGMIRFVGESPAEQFIIGTETGLLHPISKAYPEKTFFPASDQLMCADMKKTQLQDILDCLENMSGRVTVDEDIRIKALDAVEKMINTK; from the coding sequence ATGACGACTACAAATTCCACACTCCACCAGAAGATCCGGGATCTGGCCAAGACCAAAAAGGCGATTATCCTGGCCCACAATTACCAATCCGCACCGATCCAGGATGTCGCTGATCTGTGCGGCGATTCCCTTGAAATGAGCATCAAGGCGGCTGCCACGGATGCGGACATTATTGTCTGCTGCGGTGTGCGCTTTATGGCTGAAACGGCAGCCATTCTGTGTCCGGATAAAATCGTGCTCATGCCCAATCCCGATGCAGGGTGCCCCATGGCAGACATGGTTACCCCCGAGGCACTGGTCAAGCGCAAAGAAGAGCTTGGCGGCATTCCTGTTATTACCTACGTCAACTCATCCGCCGCCGTAAAGGCAGTCTCGGATATCTGCTGCACCTCGGCCAACGTGGTCAAGGTGCTCAATTCATTGGAGGCCGATGAAGTGCTCATGACGCCGGACCGCAATCTGGCCCGGTATGCGGCGGCCCATACCGATAAAAAGGTTCATTTCTGGGACGGCTACTGTCCTTTTCACAACGATTTAAGTGCTGAAGCGGTCAAAGCCGCAAAAGCCGCCCACCCCGACGCCATGTTTGTCGCCCACCCGGAGTGCATCCCGGAGGTGCTTGAACTTGCCGACAGCATCCAGTCCACATCTGGAATGATCCGGTTTGTCGGAGAAAGTCCGGCCGAGCAGTTTATTATCGGCACGGAAACAGGCCTGCTCCACCCCATTTCAAAGGCATACCCGGAAAAGACTTTTTTCCCGGCGTCAGATCAACTGATGTGTGCAGACATGAAAAAAACGCAATTACAGGACATTTTGGACTGCCTTGAAAACATGTCCGGCCGGGTAACGGTTGACGAAGATATCCGCATCAAGGCACTTGATGCCGTCGAAAAAATGATTAATACCAAATAG
- the ltrA gene encoding group II intron reverse transcriptase/maturase, with the protein MITIDGRKNPGTLWSSINWNQVRQVVNRLQTRIVKAVKAGNKEKVRSLQRLLARSLAGRLLAVKRVSENRGKRTAGVDNKLLDTPAKRWQQACHLNRKNYKSKPLKRLYIPKKNGKKRPLGIPVMHDRAEQALELSGLEPVFECTSDNHSYGFRKKRSVHDAISACFNALRGKGSAQWILEGDIKGCFDHISHDWMIEHIPMNKRKLNQWLKSGYLEKDVFYPTAEGTPQGGIISPTLANMALDGLQELLSTRFKKQDKVHLVRYADDFIVTGNMENLLSSRVKPIIVQFLKERGLELSAEKTRISHINEGFNFLGFNIRKYKDKLLIKPSKSGIISVKQKIKDIITANKAAKTDNLIAKLNPLIRGWGNYYRHVVSQHAFDKIDSAMWEMTWQWAKRRHPNKSLKWIKSKYFQRKGPKNWVFREKNGNLELFSMSSIPIRRHIKIKANANPYDPHWKEYFDKRSKRSSAGCLTAPYQCLSPVR; encoded by the coding sequence ATGATTACCATTGACGGCCGGAAGAACCCTGGAACCTTATGGAGTTCCATTAACTGGAATCAAGTAAGGCAAGTTGTAAATCGTTTGCAAACGCGTATCGTGAAAGCAGTAAAAGCCGGCAATAAGGAAAAAGTCAGAAGTTTACAAAGATTGCTGGCCAGGTCACTCGCCGGAAGACTCCTGGCGGTAAAAAGAGTATCCGAAAATCGAGGAAAGAGAACGGCCGGAGTGGACAACAAGTTACTTGATACACCGGCAAAGAGATGGCAACAAGCATGTCATTTAAATAGGAAAAACTACAAATCAAAACCACTGAAACGGCTTTATATCCCCAAAAAGAATGGCAAAAAACGTCCTCTTGGGATTCCAGTGATGCATGATAGAGCTGAGCAGGCTCTGGAACTTTCAGGGCTTGAACCGGTCTTTGAATGTACATCGGATAACCATTCTTACGGATTTAGAAAGAAAAGATCCGTACATGATGCCATCAGCGCTTGCTTCAATGCCCTCAGGGGGAAAGGCAGTGCCCAATGGATACTTGAAGGTGATATAAAAGGATGCTTCGATCACATCAGTCATGATTGGATGATCGAACACATTCCAATGAATAAAAGGAAACTGAATCAGTGGTTAAAATCGGGCTATCTTGAAAAAGATGTGTTCTATCCAACGGCAGAAGGAACTCCACAGGGCGGGATTATTTCACCGACGCTGGCTAATATGGCTCTTGATGGCCTACAGGAGCTTCTATCAACGAGGTTCAAAAAGCAGGATAAAGTTCATTTAGTTAGATATGCCGATGATTTTATCGTAACCGGCAATATGGAGAACCTTCTTTCAAGCCGGGTAAAGCCGATTATTGTACAATTCCTTAAAGAAAGAGGCTTGGAATTATCAGCGGAAAAAACCCGAATAAGTCATATCAACGAGGGATTCAACTTTCTGGGATTTAACATAAGAAAGTATAAGGACAAACTGCTAATCAAGCCTTCAAAATCCGGCATCATATCAGTCAAGCAAAAGATCAAAGACATTATAACAGCTAATAAAGCAGCCAAAACTGATAACCTTATAGCTAAACTCAATCCGTTAATCAGAGGATGGGGAAACTATTATCGACATGTTGTCAGTCAACACGCCTTTGATAAAATTGATAGTGCAATGTGGGAAATGACATGGCAATGGGCGAAAAGGAGGCACCCGAATAAATCCTTGAAATGGATAAAGTCGAAATACTTCCAGCGAAAAGGACCTAAGAACTGGGTGTTCCGTGAGAAAAACGGTAACCTCGAACTGTTCTCAATGAGCAGCATTCCCATTCGTCGTCATATCAAAATCAAGGCCAATGCTAATCCGTATGATCCGCATTGGAAAGAATACTTTGATAAACGTTCTAAAAGATCATCTGCTGGGTGCTTAACGGCGCCTTATCAATGCTTGAGCCCTGTGAGGTGA
- a CDS encoding class I adenylate-forming enzyme family protein, which produces MIITDILRQNNTLYPDKEALIERTPATGRRAEITWSDFYRQSVQTANALEAKGIKKGDTVVQLMTNSLAWLPIYFGVLYTGAWIAPLNFRFESDKIRLCTVTAAAKVFVFGPEFVERIEKVRQELSEFVKLWIYTGPEEDCPAWACAFNQFICEADGTTPPNVELTPEDDAALYFTSGTTGTPKAVLHTHKALMHACNVEHDHHGQTHDDVFLCIPPLYHTGAKMHWMGSFLVGGKCVLLNGVKSEWIIEAVSEEKCTIVWLLVPWAHDILIAIEDGRIKPADHTLSQWRLMHIGAQPVPPSLIRNWRKHFPGQDYDTNYGLTESSGPGCVHLGVENADRIGPIGIPGYGWQAQIVDKQGSRLPFGETGELIVKGPGMMKEYYKNPEATAKTIKNGWLYTGDMARYDKDGFIWLVDRKKDVIIYGGENIFPVEIENFFLKHEKIRDIAVIGVPDERLGEIPAGIISLKPNTMMCEQDILDFQSELPRYKQLKKIFFGDVPRNPTGKIEKPKLRRIYAEDKRKAMKILLK; this is translated from the coding sequence ATGATCATTACCGACATCCTCCGGCAGAACAACACACTTTACCCGGACAAAGAAGCGTTAATCGAACGAACCCCGGCTACAGGCCGGCGTGCAGAGATCACCTGGTCCGATTTTTACCGGCAAAGCGTCCAGACCGCCAATGCACTGGAGGCAAAGGGCATCAAAAAGGGCGATACCGTGGTTCAGCTTATGACCAACAGCCTGGCGTGGCTGCCCATCTATTTTGGTGTTTTATACACCGGGGCGTGGATCGCACCCTTGAATTTCAGGTTTGAGTCGGACAAAATCCGGTTGTGTACCGTGACCGCAGCGGCCAAGGTATTTGTTTTCGGCCCTGAATTTGTGGAGCGGATAGAGAAAGTCAGACAGGAATTATCCGAGTTTGTAAAATTGTGGATCTATACAGGACCGGAAGAGGACTGCCCGGCCTGGGCCTGTGCGTTTAACCAATTCATCTGTGAGGCAGACGGAACCACTCCCCCGAATGTCGAACTCACCCCTGAAGATGATGCGGCCTTGTATTTCACCTCCGGCACCACCGGCACCCCCAAGGCGGTGCTGCATACCCACAAGGCGTTAATGCACGCATGTAATGTGGAACACGACCACCACGGCCAGACCCATGATGACGTATTCCTGTGCATTCCGCCCCTTTACCATACAGGTGCTAAAATGCACTGGATGGGTTCTTTTCTGGTGGGGGGTAAATGCGTCCTGCTCAACGGTGTCAAGTCGGAATGGATCATTGAAGCCGTCTCCGAAGAAAAATGCACCATTGTGTGGCTGCTGGTGCCCTGGGCCCATGACATCCTCATTGCCATTGAAGACGGCCGGATCAAGCCCGCCGATCACACCCTTTCCCAGTGGCGCCTCATGCACATTGGTGCCCAACCCGTCCCCCCAAGCCTGATCCGCAATTGGCGCAAACATTTCCCGGGTCAGGACTACGACACCAATTACGGCCTGACTGAATCCTCCGGACCCGGGTGTGTTCATTTAGGGGTGGAAAACGCAGACAGAATCGGGCCCATCGGTATTCCCGGATACGGCTGGCAGGCCCAGATCGTGGACAAGCAGGGCAGCCGCCTGCCCTTTGGTGAAACAGGCGAGCTGATTGTCAAAGGCCCGGGAATGATGAAGGAATATTACAAAAACCCCGAAGCCACGGCAAAAACCATAAAAAACGGTTGGCTATATACCGGAGACATGGCCAGATACGACAAGGACGGATTCATCTGGCTTGTGGACCGCAAAAAAGATGTGATCATCTACGGCGGTGAAAACATTTTTCCTGTGGAAATTGAAAATTTCTTTCTCAAACATGAAAAGATACGGGATATTGCGGTGATCGGCGTGCCCGACGAACGTTTGGGGGAAATCCCTGCCGGCATAATCAGCCTCAAGCCCAATACCATGATGTGCGAACAGGATATCCTTGATTTCCAGAGCGAACTTCCCAGGTACAAACAACTGAAAAAAATATTTTTCGGCGATGTGCCCAGGAACCCCACCGGCAAAATCGAGAAACCCAAGCTGCGCAGAATTTACGCCGAAGACAAACGCAAAGCCATGAAAATTCTGCTCAAATAA